The following are from one region of the Candidatus Binataceae bacterium genome:
- a CDS encoding MEDS domain-containing protein, protein MSAVTEPIPFAGSTLNEYRHVCAFFSSGQEEYETLLPFVLDGFQRGERAFHVLRSEHREPHLERLRNVGVDTAAAQLQRQLGVAAVEDTYLRGGRFDPDAMLALIQEVLHEGRTLGFPLTRLVAHVADRILEDWSNAEEWIKYEARLNEVLPAFDDPVICTYDTNLITGTIAVDVLRTHPVAIVGGLLYQNPFFVSPQEILSQFKNSGSAYRRP, encoded by the coding sequence GTGAGCGCAGTCACAGAGCCCATACCTTTTGCCGGCTCGACACTTAACGAATACCGTCACGTCTGCGCTTTTTTCAGTTCCGGCCAGGAAGAATACGAGACGCTGCTGCCATTCGTGCTCGACGGTTTTCAGCGCGGTGAGCGCGCCTTTCATGTGCTGCGCTCCGAACACCGCGAACCCCATCTGGAACGGCTTCGCAATGTTGGGGTCGATACCGCCGCTGCGCAGCTTCAGCGCCAACTGGGAGTTGCTGCTGTTGAGGACACTTACCTCCGGGGCGGACGTTTCGACCCCGATGCGATGCTGGCGCTGATTCAAGAGGTGCTGCACGAGGGGAGAACGCTGGGCTTTCCTCTCACTCGCTTAGTCGCCCACGTTGCGGACAGAATCCTCGAGGACTGGTCTAACGCTGAAGAGTGGATCAAATATGAAGCGCGGTTGAATGAGGTGCTGCCGGCGTTCGATGACCCGGTCATCTGCACTTACGATACGAATCTCATTACCGGAACGATCGCCGTGGATGTGTTGCGGACGCACCCGGTGGCGATAGTCGGCGGTTTGCTGTACCAGAATCCGTTTTTCGTATCGCCGCAGGAGATTTTGAGCCAATTTAAAAACTCCGGCAGCGCGTATCGCAGGCCGTAA
- a CDS encoding sigma-54-dependent Fis family transcriptional regulator, with the protein MEPSGFKADRLQDCINDLMALQALSAVWRGREIDGIGGTLLDALISVLRLDFVYARLTDAAAGSPLEMARFAQAREPILSPHALGQLLSDCLGDDCYEWPSQACRRIEGTDYTVATSRLGLSGEFGVIVAGCQRTDFPQATETLLLSVAANQAVVGLHEVRERTAQKRIADDLDRLVAERTAELATLVDSIPALVAVMTTQGDVEFMNRQMREYFGRTLEDLKEWTMDGAVHPDDREDAGAVWRRAIETGQSCKFDHRLRRPDGVYQWFQAAGLPLRGPDDRIIRWYVLLADIHERKIAEQRLRQDEVELRQITDAIPVIVHVLDADGTVLHVNRAASDYFGVAWENVPVTDHLTRFTHPEDLEKQDWPEAMARGLPFEHELRAIGTDGVFRWFLVRCNPLRDEQGRVIRWYATGTDIEDRKRAEERTRNENLALREEVTRSSMFEEIVGSAQPLRMVLAQVARVAPTHSTVLISGETGTGKELIARAIHKRSNRSTRPFISVNCGAIPQSLIASELFGHERGAFTGAMQRRAGRFEAADGGTIFLDEVGELPMEAQIALLRVLQEREFERIGGAETLKVDVRLITATNRDLKQAVSAGIFRQDLFYRLNVFPIEIPPLRERAGDIALLAEYMISRYAKQAGKKFSDITSGTLEVFQKYQWPGNVRELQNVIERAVILCDGPTFSVDPTWLRWAPAATLNSAPTGLSAAPESEKEWIEAALAECRGRVSGRSGAAAKLGMPRQTLESKILRLGINKHRFQT; encoded by the coding sequence ATGGAACCGAGCGGATTCAAAGCCGACCGCCTGCAGGACTGCATCAATGACCTGATGGCTCTCCAGGCGCTCTCCGCAGTATGGAGAGGTCGAGAGATCGACGGGATCGGCGGCACACTGCTCGACGCGCTGATATCCGTACTGCGCCTGGACTTCGTCTATGCGCGCTTGACGGATGCGGCCGCTGGATCGCCTCTCGAAATGGCGCGCTTCGCTCAAGCGCGCGAGCCAATTTTATCTCCGCACGCGCTCGGTCAACTGCTCAGCGATTGTCTCGGAGACGACTGTTACGAATGGCCGTCGCAGGCCTGCCGTCGAATCGAAGGCACGGATTATACGGTGGCAACCTCGCGATTGGGGTTGAGTGGCGAATTCGGGGTGATAGTCGCGGGATGTCAGCGGACGGATTTTCCGCAAGCGACCGAGACCCTGCTTCTCAGTGTCGCGGCGAACCAGGCAGTTGTCGGATTACACGAGGTCCGCGAACGAACTGCTCAAAAGCGCATCGCCGACGATCTGGATCGGCTAGTCGCCGAGCGCACCGCCGAACTGGCCACGCTCGTCGATAGCATTCCGGCCCTGGTAGCCGTCATGACCACGCAAGGCGATGTCGAGTTCATGAACCGGCAGATGCGGGAGTACTTCGGCAGGACGTTGGAAGATTTGAAAGAATGGACCATGGATGGCGCCGTTCATCCTGACGATCGTGAAGACGCCGGCGCTGTCTGGCGGCGCGCTATCGAGACCGGACAGTCGTGTAAATTCGATCACCGCTTGCGGCGCCCCGATGGCGTCTACCAATGGTTTCAGGCCGCCGGGCTGCCGCTGCGAGGTCCCGACGATCGCATCATCCGCTGGTACGTGCTCCTCGCCGATATTCATGAACGCAAAATTGCCGAACAGAGACTGCGTCAGGACGAAGTAGAACTGCGCCAGATTACCGATGCCATCCCGGTCATCGTTCACGTGTTGGACGCGGATGGAACCGTGCTTCATGTCAATCGAGCGGCGTCTGACTACTTCGGTGTCGCTTGGGAGAACGTGCCGGTCACCGACCATCTAACTCGCTTCACGCATCCTGAAGATCTGGAAAAGCAGGATTGGCCGGAGGCGATGGCCCGCGGTCTGCCCTTTGAGCACGAGCTTCGAGCAATAGGAACCGATGGCGTATTTCGCTGGTTTCTGGTTCGCTGCAATCCTTTGCGCGACGAACAGGGACGCGTCATTCGATGGTACGCGACCGGGACCGACATCGAGGACCGCAAGCGAGCTGAAGAGAGAACCCGCAACGAAAATCTGGCGCTACGCGAGGAAGTAACACGCTCCTCGATGTTCGAGGAAATTGTTGGATCCGCTCAACCTCTGCGAATGGTGCTGGCACAAGTCGCCAGAGTCGCTCCCACTCATTCCACCGTTCTGATCTCAGGTGAGACCGGGACCGGAAAGGAGCTGATAGCACGGGCGATCCACAAGCGCTCGAATCGATCGACGCGGCCCTTCATCAGCGTGAACTGCGGCGCCATCCCGCAATCGCTGATCGCCTCCGAACTGTTCGGCCACGAAAGAGGCGCGTTTACTGGCGCGATGCAACGTCGCGCGGGCCGGTTTGAGGCTGCCGACGGAGGAACGATTTTTCTTGATGAAGTCGGCGAGTTGCCCATGGAGGCGCAGATCGCCTTGCTGCGGGTATTGCAGGAGCGGGAATTCGAACGTATCGGAGGCGCCGAAACGCTCAAGGTTGATGTGCGCCTGATCACGGCGACTAATCGCGACCTGAAACAAGCCGTGAGCGCGGGCATATTCCGGCAGGATTTATTCTATCGGCTAAACGTCTTTCCGATCGAAATACCGCCGTTGCGTGAGCGCGCAGGTGACATTGCCTTGCTCGCCGAGTACATGATCAGTCGCTACGCCAAGCAGGCCGGAAAGAAATTCAGCGATATCACCAGCGGCACGCTCGAGGTATTCCAGAAGTACCAGTGGCCTGGAAATGTTCGCGAGCTTCAGAATGTAATCGAACGCGCCGTCATACTCTGCGACGGACCGACATTTTCGGTTGATCCGACCTGGCTCAGGTGGGCCCCGGCGGCGACCCTCAATTCTGCCCCGACGGGCCTGAGTGCCGCGCCCGAGAGTGAGAAGGAATGGATCGAGGCCGCCTTGGCGGAATGTCGTGGGCGAGTTTCGGGGCGTTCGGGTGCAGCAGCCAAACTCGGAATGCCGCGCCAGACGCTGGAGTCAAAAATCCTCCGACTCGGTATCAACAAGCACCGATTCCAGACCTGA
- a CDS encoding sigma-70 family RNA polymerase sigma factor gives MSLQNTSSRYSVVYPSESARIVGNNRNSIPAKAKQLGSYGTLLDRLRSGNQDAYEDLVRTYGGRLLATARRYLRSEADACDAVQDAFLCAFKSMDSFNGNSQLSTWLHRIVVNSALMILRARRRKGEMDSVEIGELLPRFDTSGNWIEQRLLSMPVDLAVEASETRAIIRQCIDLLPDNYRTVLILRDIDELDTEEAADLLNLTPSSVKVRLHRARQALKVLLQRYPDFLTP, from the coding sequence ATGTCGTTACAAAATACTTCTTCCAGATACTCAGTAGTCTACCCCTCTGAGTCCGCACGGATTGTCGGCAACAACCGGAACTCGATTCCCGCAAAAGCCAAACAACTTGGCAGTTATGGCACCCTGCTCGATCGCCTGCGAAGCGGCAATCAGGATGCTTACGAAGATTTGGTGCGAACATATGGTGGCCGGCTATTGGCCACTGCGCGGCGTTATCTGCGATCGGAAGCAGACGCTTGCGATGCTGTCCAGGATGCGTTTCTATGCGCGTTTAAATCGATGGATAGCTTCAATGGTAATTCGCAACTATCAACCTGGCTCCATCGGATCGTGGTGAACTCTGCCCTTATGATCCTGCGTGCCAGGCGCCGCAAGGGCGAAATGGATAGCGTCGAGATCGGTGAACTTTTGCCGCGGTTCGATACCTCTGGCAACTGGATCGAGCAGAGGCTCCTTTCAATGCCGGTTGACCTGGCAGTTGAAGCTTCAGAAACCAGGGCCATCATCAGACAGTGCATCGATCTTTTGCCGGATAATTACAGGACCGTCTTGATTCTGCGCGACATCGACGAACTCGACACAGAGGAAGCCGCAGACTTGCTCAATCTTACACCCAGCAGTGTTAAAGTTCGGCTTCATCGCGCCCGTCAAGCCCTGAAGGTTCTATTGCAACGCTATCCAGACTTCCTGACTCCATAG